One segment of Streptomyces sp. TG1A-8 DNA contains the following:
- a CDS encoding SulP family inorganic anion transporter: MSSNTTARTSRLPFLRQDFAASLVVFLVALPLCVGVAVASGVPAELGLVTGIVGGLVTGLMRGSSLQVSGPAAGLTVLVFEAVEEFGLPMLGLLVLTTGLLQVLMGALRLGRYFRAISVSVVEGMLAGIGLVLIAGQLYPAMATKAPDSGLGKMAGLPGAFADALGNGDALVPLALCAGTVAVLVLWKHLPAKVRTVPGPLAAVGLATLAVLALDLPVATVEVKGLLDAVQPPPLGSVTELAGLGVLGTVVAFTLIASAESLFSAAAVDRLHDGPRTRYDQELMAQGAGNTVCGLLGALPMTAVIVRSAANVQAGARTKASRVLHGVWLLLFAALLPGVLAYFPVPALAGVLIHAGAKLVPVRTLAVLWREHRGEALILMVTAVSIVAVSMFEGVLVGLALSVVKTAWEASHIKLEVVDGGTGPVRASLSGNATFLRLPRILDTLESLPQDRPVRLDLSGLHHLDHACRTALENWAQRHSAAGTEPVRVTALRLGAAPRPVEAAGGTGA; the protein is encoded by the coding sequence ATGAGCAGCAACACCACCGCACGCACGTCCCGTTTACCCTTCCTGCGGCAGGACTTCGCCGCCTCCCTCGTCGTCTTCCTGGTCGCGCTGCCGCTGTGCGTGGGCGTGGCCGTCGCCTCCGGGGTGCCGGCGGAACTGGGCCTGGTCACCGGCATCGTGGGCGGCCTCGTCACCGGCCTGATGCGCGGCAGCAGCCTGCAGGTGTCGGGGCCGGCCGCCGGACTGACCGTGCTCGTCTTCGAGGCGGTCGAGGAGTTCGGGCTGCCGATGCTCGGCCTCCTCGTGCTCACCACCGGTCTGCTCCAGGTCCTCATGGGGGCACTGCGGCTGGGCCGGTACTTCCGGGCCATCTCGGTGTCGGTCGTCGAGGGCATGCTGGCCGGAATCGGCCTGGTGCTGATAGCCGGTCAGCTCTACCCGGCCATGGCGACGAAGGCCCCCGACTCGGGCCTGGGCAAGATGGCCGGCCTGCCGGGGGCGTTCGCGGACGCCCTCGGCAACGGGGACGCGCTCGTCCCGCTCGCCCTGTGCGCGGGCACGGTGGCGGTCCTGGTCCTGTGGAAGCACCTGCCGGCGAAGGTGCGGACGGTGCCCGGTCCGCTCGCCGCGGTGGGGCTCGCCACGCTGGCCGTGCTCGCGCTGGACCTGCCGGTGGCGACCGTGGAGGTGAAGGGGCTGCTGGACGCGGTCCAGCCGCCGCCGCTCGGCTCCGTCACCGAACTGGCGGGCCTCGGGGTGCTCGGCACGGTCGTGGCGTTCACGCTGATCGCGTCCGCCGAGTCGCTGTTCAGCGCGGCGGCCGTGGACCGGCTGCACGACGGCCCGCGCACCCGCTACGACCAGGAGCTGATGGCCCAGGGCGCGGGCAACACCGTGTGCGGGCTGCTCGGCGCGCTGCCCATGACCGCGGTGATCGTGCGCAGCGCGGCCAACGTCCAGGCGGGCGCCCGGACGAAGGCCTCGCGCGTCCTGCACGGCGTGTGGCTGCTGCTGTTCGCCGCGCTGCTGCCGGGCGTGCTCGCCTACTTCCCCGTCCCGGCCCTGGCCGGCGTGCTGATCCACGCGGGCGCCAAGCTGGTGCCGGTCCGGACGCTGGCGGTGCTGTGGCGTGAACACCGGGGCGAGGCGCTGATCCTCATGGTCACGGCCGTGTCGATCGTCGCCGTCAGCATGTTCGAGGGCGTGCTCGTCGGGTTGGCGCTGTCGGTCGTCAAGACGGCGTGGGAGGCCTCGCACATCAAGCTGGAGGTGGTCGACGGGGGCACCGGCCCGGTCCGGGCGTCCCTGTCGGGCAACGCCACCTTCCTGCGGCTGCCGAGGATCCTCGACACCCTGGAGTCGCTGCCCCAGGACCGCCCGGTGCGGCTGGACCTCAGCGGCCTGCACCACCTGGACCACGCCTGCCGCACGGCCCTGGAGAACTGGGCCCAGCGGCACAGCGCGGCGGGCACGGAACCGGTGCGGGTCACCGCGCTGCGGCTCGGGGCCGCGCCCCGGCCCGTCGAGGCGGCGGGAGGCACGGGGGCCTGA
- a CDS encoding carbonic anhydrase, with translation MQPLIDNARTFGQRPEEFAELAGGQSPQALFITCSDSRVVPALITGARPGELFELRTAGNIVPPYDSPHPTGEAATIEYAVEVLGVRDIVVCGHSHCGAVGALVRGDDLTAVPAVRDWLAHATPRPVGAAEDPEVAEGVQSHVLTQLLRLRSYPCVERKLARGGLGLHGWYYEVHTGTVRTHRPQTDTFEAL, from the coding sequence ATGCAGCCCCTCATCGACAACGCCCGTACGTTCGGACAGCGCCCTGAGGAGTTCGCCGAACTCGCCGGGGGCCAGTCCCCGCAGGCGCTGTTCATCACCTGCTCCGACTCCCGGGTCGTCCCGGCCCTGATCACGGGCGCCCGCCCCGGCGAGCTGTTCGAGCTGCGCACCGCGGGCAACATCGTCCCGCCGTACGACTCGCCGCATCCCACCGGCGAGGCCGCCACCATCGAGTACGCCGTGGAGGTGCTCGGCGTCCGCGACATCGTCGTCTGCGGCCACTCGCACTGCGGCGCCGTCGGCGCGCTCGTGCGCGGCGACGACCTGACCGCCGTGCCCGCCGTGCGCGACTGGCTGGCACACGCCACTCCGCGCCCGGTCGGGGCGGCCGAGGACCCGGAGGTCGCCGAGGGCGTCCAGAGCCACGTCCTGACCCAGCTGCTGCGGCTGCGTTCGTACCCGTGCGTGGAGCGGAAGCTGGCACGGGGCGGGCTCGGCCTGCACGGCTGGTACTACGAGGTGCACACCGGCACCGTCCGCACGCACCGTCCGCAGACCGACACCTTCGAAGCCCTGTGA
- a CDS encoding slipin family protein, with amino-acid sequence MLQILLSALVAVACAGLVYLAMAARVVKQYERGVLFRLGRVTGEVRSPGLTLVIPFVDRLHKVNMQIVTLPVPAQEGITRDNVTVRVDAVVYFRVVDAASALVKVEDYRFAVSQMAQTSLRSIIGKSDLDDLLSNREQLNQGLELMIDSPAVGWGIQVDRVEIKDVSLPDTMKRSMARQAEADRERRARIINADAELQASRKLAEAAEQMSETPAALQLRLLQTIVAVAAEKNSTLVLPFPVELLRFLERAQLPVPDGQAGTRSG; translated from the coding sequence ATGCTCCAGATCCTGCTGAGTGCCCTCGTGGCGGTCGCCTGCGCCGGCCTCGTGTACCTGGCGATGGCGGCGCGGGTGGTCAAGCAGTACGAACGGGGGGTGCTGTTCCGGCTGGGGCGGGTCACGGGAGAGGTGCGGTCGCCCGGGCTGACGCTGGTCATTCCCTTCGTGGACCGGCTGCACAAGGTCAACATGCAGATCGTCACGCTGCCGGTCCCCGCCCAGGAGGGCATCACCCGCGACAACGTGACCGTGCGCGTGGACGCGGTCGTCTACTTCCGGGTGGTCGACGCGGCCAGCGCGCTGGTGAAGGTTGAGGACTACCGGTTCGCGGTCTCGCAGATGGCCCAGACCTCGCTCAGGTCGATCATCGGCAAGAGCGACCTGGACGACCTGCTGTCCAACCGGGAGCAGCTCAACCAGGGCCTGGAGCTGATGATCGACAGTCCGGCCGTCGGCTGGGGCATCCAGGTCGACCGGGTGGAGATCAAGGACGTGTCCCTGCCGGACACGATGAAGCGGTCCATGGCCCGCCAGGCCGAGGCGGACCGCGAGCGCCGGGCCCGGATCATCAACGCCGACGCCGAGTTGCAGGCCTCCCGGAAGCTGGCCGAGGCCGCCGAGCAGATGTCCGAGACCCCGGCCGCCCTCCAACTGCGGCTGCTGCAGACGATCGTGGCGGTCGCGGCGGAGAAGAACTCCACCCTCGTCCTGCCGTTCCCGGTGGAGCTGCTGCGCTTCCTGGAGCGGGCGCAGCTGCCCGTGCCGGACGGGCAGGCGGGAACGCGCTCCGGCTAG